Genomic segment of Anaerolineae bacterium:
GCGTCGGTGAGTGGGAGACTGTGGATTATCCCTGGTGGGCAGAGCCTGATCGGGAAGCTTTAAAGCAATGGATGCGACATGTAGTGGCAAACCCTGCCGAGGCGCAAGCCAAAGGCCAGGCTGCCAGAGCTTATATTCAGGCTCACTTTACCTGGGAACAAGCAGCGGCAACCGTCCAAAAGCGCATTGAGGCGTTGCGACACCAACCGATTCAGCGTTCCGCGCCCAGAAGCCAGCTAGGGGCCGCTCAAGAAGCCATCAGCCAAATCCTAGCCCCCGGCCAAGCCGCCCTCGAACGCGGTGATCTCGAAACAGCCGCGCGCGAGTTCGCTCAGGTAACTCAACGTTATCCCGACCTAGCCGCTGGCCACACCGCCTTGGGCTCCACCTTGATGGCCTTAGGGCATCCTCGGGAGGCCATCCCTGCATTGCGCCGCGCTGTCGAGTTGGTGCCCCAGGCCGCTTCGCTGCAAAACCAGCTCGGCGTCGCCCTCTATCAGACGGGTGATCTCGCCGGGGCAGAGGCGGCTTTCCAGGCGGCCCGCCAAGCCGACCCTAACGATGTGCCGGCCGCGCTGAACCTGATTGATCTCTATCGGACGATAGGAGACTATGCCCAGGCGACCGCTGTGATTAAAGACGCGCTGCGCTCCCATCCGGATCATGTGGAAGTGTTGGCCGCATTTGGCACGCTATGCGCCGAACTGGGTGATGGTGAGGGAGTGGAGATGGCACTCCGGCACATCCAGGTTCGCGATCCGCACCACCCAGCTATCACGTCGCTACAGCAAGCTTTACTGGCCTCCGATGAAGGGGAAGAAAGCCCCGGGCATCTACCGGATGCTGAAAGGTCTGCTCTAGCAGTCCCGGCCCGGCCCAATGGAAGTCGGTCGCTTTTAGACATAAGCACTCAACGGGGACTCGCTTTCCTCGCACAGGGAGACCTGGCCGAGGCCGAGGAAGCCTTCCGCAGGGTCATCGAGAAAGAGCCGCAAAACGCTGATGCCCTCTGTAACCTGGCGGAGGTATTACGAACCCAGGGGCGTTACGATGAGGCAAGCACGCTCTTCTTGCAGGCGTTGCGTCTTGATCCCCACAACGTTGGTGCGATCCTGGGCATGGCCACCCTTTCTTCCGATTTGGGAGATGCGGAATCAGCTCGCTTTTTCTATCGACAGGCCAAGATACGCTACCCCGAGCTGGCTGAGCTCCTAGATCCCCTGCTTGAGCAGGATACGAACGAGTCTACCGGCACGCATGCCGGCTTCACCGTCGCCCACTAGTGCCTTTTTGCCATCGGATATATCCTCCACCTACCCTTAGCCCACCTCTCAACCATCCATCCGCACGAATCATTGGTAAACTGGCAGGATACAGTCAAGCGACCGTACAGCCATAGACAGGCTTGAAAAGTTAATATATAATTCTGGAAAGCCAACGGGTTCAGGGCTTGCATCGCGATCTTATGGAGGAATGAAATGCCTCGGCCATTGTGCGATTCCCCGTACATTTTCGGAATCCACGAAGAGGGCGGCGAAAAATATATGCTCGCCAAGGGCAAACCGGGATGGATCGTCTTCACCGAAGAGCTGGGCGCAGACCCTAACAACCGCACTGGCCGTGACTACCGACAGTGGTCCGACCAGAATCTGGGCGTGATCGTGCGCCTGAACCACGGCTATGAACCGAACGGCACGATCCCACACTCCAGCCGATATGCCGACTTCGCGCGGCGCTGTGCGAACTTCGTTGCAGCCTCGCGCGGAGCGCATATCTGGATCATCGGCAATGAACCCAACTTGCCGATAGAACGGCCCGGGGGGCGAAACGGCGAGGTGATCACCCCCCAAATGTACGCCCGCTGCTACCGTCTGTGCCGAGAGGCGATCAAACAGGTGCCCGGCCACGAAAATGACCAGGTATGCGTGGCCGCTGTTGCGCCGTGGAATAACGAGACCACGTATCCTGGCAACAGCCTCGGAGATTGGGTGGTCTATTTTCAGGATATCCTGCGCCTGCTGGGTCCTGAGGGCTGTGACGGGATCACTTTGCATACCTACACCCATGGCGCCGACCCCAACCTGATCTTCAGTACAGCTCGTATGAGCCCGCCCTTCCAGCATCGCTACTACCATTTCCTCACTTACCGCGACTTCATGGAGGCGATCCCGGCATCCATGCGCCATCTGCCAGTTTACATCACGGAGACGAATCAAAATGACCCCTGGGTGGATGTGAACAGCGGCTGGGTGCGCAACGCGTATGCCGAGATCAATTGGTGGAATCAACAGCCGGGAAATCAACAGATCCGGCTGCTAGCGCTGTACCGATGGCCGCCGCGAGATCGGTGGGTAATCGAGGGAAAGCGCGGGGTAATTGAGGATTTCTTGATGGCCCTGGATTTCGATTACCGCTGGCGGGAACAGCCGGAGCGAAAACCGTATCAGGCCAAGATCCTAGCGCACAGCACGCCGGCTCAGATGATCACTAGCACTACCTACACCGTGCGCCTTCGAATCCGAAACGATGGAAGCCGGCTCTGGAAGCGCGATGGGGCGAACCCCGTCCATTTGGGCTTTCGTTGGTTCGACCGAGCGGGACAGCCAGTGCTCTTAATGCCAGAACACGATATCCGCAGCAAGTTGCCGTCAGATGTGGCACCGGGCGAGACAGTTAGTGTAGACGCGCAGGTGGTGGCGCCAGCACAGCCGGGCAGCTACGTCTTAGAATGGGATCTGGTCGAAGAGGGGATCACTTGGTTTCGTGATCAGGGCAGCCCTCCGCTTTCTGTTCCTATCGAGGTGATGGCTCGTCCCCAGTGGGCTGGTGGACGCATCGAACGTCCACCGATCGAGGATGTGATCAATCAATTGAGCCGCGACCCAGCTGGCTTTGTCCAGCGGCCGCTGGAGCGGATTCGCTATCTCGTATTCAGCCATACAGCGGTGCCGGCCACCGTGAGCGTGGAGCGTCTGGCGGCGGCCCATCGAGCGCGCGGGCTGCCGGGGTTCGCCGGCCAATATCTGATCACCAGCGATGGCCGCATCCTGCAGACGCAGCCGCTGACCGAGGTGGTGAGCGGACAACAGACGTGGTCAGTGGAAGGGGTGACTATCTACGTGGCGGGCAATTTCATGGAACAGCCCCCTCCCGCTCCCCAGCTAGATGCGGCGGCACGCTTGAGCGCATGGTTGCTACAGGAGCTCAACCTGCTTGAGACCGCGATCGTGGGGATGTCTGAGCTCACATCAACCCTTTCACCAGGGACACAGTGGCTGCAAGGCGCCCGCTGGAAGGATTCGTTGCTACAACGGGTACGGGATCTGCTACAGGCGACTCCGACTGAGGAGCTCACCAGGCTACGGGCGCGTGTGGCCGAGCTACAGGCCCAATTGACCACCGCTCAATCGGAGCTGGCGATGACCCGCCGGCAGTTGGCCACCGCGGAAGCCCAGATCGGACAGCTGCAGCGCGAGAACACTAGCCTTCGCCGCCAGCTAGACGATGTGCCTTTGGGCCCCATTCCTAAGCCAGCCCTCAACGTGATCGTAGACGAGCTGCCCAAGAGCAGCGATCCTAACAACGTCTACGGCACGCGGTCTCGCTCGGCCATCAAAGCGATCGTCGTCCACCACACAGCGGTCTCGCCCACTGTAGGAGCTCGCCGTGTGGCCGAAGTGCATGTGAACAACAACGGCTGGCCCGGCATAGGCTATCACTTCTTTGTGAACCCGGACGGAACCATCGAGCAGACGAACTGGGTGGAGACGATCTCGGCCCATACGCGTGGGCAGAACGCGCACAGCGTCGGCGTGGCCTTCGCCGGCGATTTCACTAACACCGTCCCTACGCGGGAGCAGATCGAACGAGGTGCGCATCTAATCGCCTGGCTGATGCAACAACTCAACGTGCCATTGGATTGGATACGCGGGCACAAGGAGATGCCCAACCAGAACACTGCTTGCCCAGGCGACATGTGGCTGAACGGGCAAAAGTGGAAAGAGACGCTCGTGCGCCGTATCCAGGAGATACAGGCCCAATACACCGGCGCCCCACGCAAGACGATCGAGCACTATCTGCTATTCTGGTGGCGCAGCCCCGACTTCTGGGCGCGTCAGGATTGGCTCAACGCGACCAACTATATTCAGCGGTTCCGGCCGGCGTGTGGCTTCCGGGTTGAAGACGCAATGCAAGCGCAATACGTGACTATTGTGGGAGGAGTGGCAGGGGTTTCAGTGGAAGATGAGCAACGGCTGCGCGCGGCTGGCTGCAAAGTCGAGCGGTTGGCCGGCGCCAACGAGGCGGAGACTAAAGCCATGCTAGATGAGCTGGCCGCTTCAGGCCGCCGCTTTAGGACCTTGACATGAGCGAAAGATGTGGAAGCTACTGCCGTGTGAAATCGAGCTGCCCGCGTTTCATGGGCCGCTCGACTTGTTGCTACACCTGATTGAGCGTGAAGAGTTAGATATCTCGGCCATCTCGCTCGCGCAGGTCACAGAGCAGTATCTGAGCTACCTGGCACGCCTGGAGGAGCTGGAAGCGGAGATCCTGGCTGATTTCCTGGTGGTGGCAGCACGGTTGATCTGGATCAAGTCCCGACTGTTGTTGCCGATTTCCCAGATGGGCAAACCTGCCACGAACAATGGACAGTCTCCGTCAACGCTTGCCCTAGAGGAAGCAGAGGGTGAAGACCCAGGAGAGGCGTTGGCCCGCCAGTTGCGAGCCTACAAGCGGTTTAAAGAGGCGGCGGCCTGGCTGCGCGAGCGGGAACAGCGGGGCCTGCGTGCCTACGTGCGGATCACAACGACGCCTAAGATGCCACGCCGGCTGGACCTAGGTGGCGTCTCTGCGGCTGATCTGCTGCTCGCCATGCAGCGGGTGTTGGCCGAGAAGTCTCCGTTGATGGTCGGCGACGAGATGCCGCCGCTTTCCATCACCATTCATGAGAAGATCTCGCTGGTAGGCCGCTGGCTTCGGACCCAGGCGGTCGTTCGCTTTCGGAGCTTGCTAGAGCGGGCGGCTGATCGCGTGGAGGTGATGGTCACCCTGCTGGCCGTACTGGAGTTGATCAAATGTCAGCAGGTCATTGCGGAGCAGCCCCAGTTATTCGGGGAGATTCTGATTCGGTTGGCGCCGGGGGCCACCCCAGACGCCTTTGACGTTGCACTGTCCAATGGCGCAGACCTAACACCAGAAGTGCTGCTATGATGTCCACAAGCCAATCAAGCAGATCACCGTGACGCCCCGGGACGAAGGTCTGGTGCCATTCATCGCTGGCAGCGTAGAGCATCGTAATGACCATCGCCCAAAGATGGGCGTGTCTGGTCGCAGGTGGGCGATCTAAGGCCCTCGCCAGGAGATAGGCTAGCACGCCGTATTCGAACAGATGCCCTAAGACATTTTGTAGATTGAGTGGGGTTAATCGCAGGCTGGGAAGGTCAGGTCGCGAAGAGAGAAAGAAGATCACTCCCATCCAGAGGATCGGCGGGAGCCAATATCCCCAACGAGTGGTCAGCCATCGTGAGGCGCGCGCTCGGGATTCCGCCATATTCTCTCACGCGATCGGCAAGATGACGCAAACAGTGGTCTGCCGGCCAGGGATGCTTTCAATGTTTAGTGCACCGTCGCACATCTTGATACTCTTCAGCTTTCAGCAGCTCGGTCAGATCCTCTTGAATGATTTCCTTTTCTCGATCACGAGGATCGTAGCCGCATCCCCTTCCTCTTCGCCTTTGTATGGTCAGTAGGATAACACATCACACGGAGGGGATCAACCGGAGCTCAACAGATGCTTGACAACCCTTCGCGTACAGCCTATAATCCTCCATGAACGAATATACCCTTCAACGAAGTGTCGCAATGGCTTGTTTTCCCCTCGTTGACCATGCTTATTTGACCTCTTATCCCCTCTCTGAGAATATCGCAAAGATCTACTCAGGGAAGAGACCGCTCGTGAAAGCCTAGGCCTATAGGCCGGCCCTCGGTGTATAGCGCACCACTATTCAACGGCCGGCGCCTGTCTGATTCAAATCAACTACACAGGAGGAAGAAATGGAGCTCAGCAAGATCGACTTCGCCGCGATGATCCAACGCGTCATCCGTGCTGCCACTCTGGAACCCGCCGTGTATGAGGAAGTAGAGGCAAATGCGAATCTCAACCAAGAGGCGCTGGCCGTGGTAGTCCTGGTATCGCTGGCCAATGGCGTGGGCCTGTTCTTATCAGGCCTGCTGGGCGGGTCCGTAGGAGCCGCGATTGGTGGATTGATTTTCGGCCTGGTGAGTGGAGTGCTCGGTTATTACATCTGGGCTTATATCACCTACTGGGTGGGCACCAACTTGTTCCAGGGCACCGCGGACGTAGGCGAGATGCTGCGCACTCTGGGATATGCCAGCGGCCCGCGAGTGTTGGGCATCCTGACGTTTATCCCCTGTCTGGGTGGGCTGGCGGGCCTCATTGGCGGCATCTGGTCACTAGTGACAGGGGTTGTCGCAGTACGTCAAGCGCTGGACTTCGACACCGGTAAGGCCATTCTTACCGTTATTATCGGCTGGATCATTGTACTGGTCATCACTTTGATCCTCGGGACCTTCTTGGGCATCGGCGCCATCGGCATCGGCGTGCTATCTGGTGGCCTTCGGTAAAGCGAAAAGCGATTGGAAGTCACGCCTGGGAAGCCCGTGACTGGCCATCCATCTGTGCGGATGGGAATGCCCATCTGCGTGGGCACCCAGTCGAAGGCTTCCGAGGCGTGACTTGGGCCGACTAGAGTGACTCAGCGAGAGCGGTCCCGGCCGGGAAGGCCGCCGCGCCAGCCCAGGACCGGGTTGCAGACTTTCGAAGCGATGGCGGCCAGGCGATCGAAGAGCTCACCTTGGATTTCGATGTGTAGGATCTGGGCGATCACCTGCGTCCAGCCATGCAGAAAGTAGAGCCAGCCGTCCTCCACATAGACGTTGCGGCTCTCACTCTGAGCCAGCGCTTGATGCAGAAAGCGGAGCTCGCCCCGATAGTTCAGCTCCCAGGCGACGCCGTTAAGCGGAAACAGCCCCTGGTCGGTGATCGGCGAGCCGGGGCGGTCCTTGCCCATACCCGTGGCATTGATCACTAGGCTGCCTGGCGGCATGGTGGCCATGATCTCATCGTTGCGGGCCGGGTCTTCGTTGCGAATGTATTCGAAACGGATGTCGGTCTGCAAGCGGTCTACCATCGCCTTGAGACGCTCCAGCCGGCCTGGCGAGCGGTTTACTACCACGAAGCGCCGGGGGCGATCGCCTGGGTTCGGCTTGTTGATCAGGTGCAGCGCGATGGCCGTCCCTGATCCGCCAGCTCCGAAGCACAGCACCTCACCGCCGGTACGCCCGAAGTAGTTCTCGCCCAGCAAGGCGTCCAGGCTCAGCCCGCTGGTGATGGGATCCTTGGCGTGGCCTTCCAGACGGCCATTCCGTTTCGAGATACAGGAGACCTCCCCGCAAAGTTGAGCGTAGGGGTCGAGGTAGTCGAACAGATCGCGGGCCGCCTCGAGCAGGTCAATCTTGTGCGTGGTGATCAGCGCGCCTAGAGAGAGAGGATCACGCTTGATCTGGACGACGACCCGCCGGTACGCTTCCGGGTCATCGTGTAGCTTCAGATCTACTCCCTCAACTGTGAGATCTGGCTGGCCTAGCTCTTGAGCCCACAACGGGAAGACCCGCATGATCGCCGATTGGCCTGTGGTGACGCCGACGAAGAGGATCGTGGGCTGCCCTTTGGTCACGACGGGATAGACGTGAAGATCTCGACTCATCACCTCACCTCTGAGTCGACCATGAAGTAAGCGCCTTCTGGACTGCCTCGCGGAACTCTTGAGCGCGCCGGGTGATATCGGCGAAACGCCCTTGCCTCGCCCAATCAGTGGGGCATAGCTCGTTGCCGGCTCCCACTGCCACAGCACCAGCAGCGAACCACTCCGCCACATTCTCAACGTTGACCCCGCCTGTAGGCATCAGCGGAATATCCGGGAACGGCCCGCGCAGCGCCCTGAGATAGCCGGGGCCCACAGCTGAGGCCGGGAAGAGTTTGACGATGTCCGCCCCTAACCGATGCGCGCGCTCGACCTCAGTGGGGGTGAGCGCGCCAATCATCACTGGCAGCCCGGTGGCGATCATCGCCTGAGCTAACGTCGGCTCACAGTGGGGACTGACCAGGAACTGCGCGCCGGCGGCTCGCGCCTCCTCCGCCTGGGCTGGCCGCGTGAGCGTGCCCATCCCCAGCAGAATCTGATCCCCGTGCCGCTGCCGGAGCTCCCGTACCACCTGCGCGGCGCCGGGCGTGGTATAGGTGATCTCGATGCCCAGCACCCCGCCGGCCACCAGGGCTTCTACCATCTGAATGGTCAGCTCAGCCGATGGGCCACGCAACACGGCCACCAGGCCAAGCTGCCGGACCCGGGCCAACACCTCCTCCTTGGTCACAATCTGATCGTCCGCGGTCCGTCGTCGGTTGTCCATAATCCTTCCTCCATCGTCCTTACTCGCTAGATCACCCGATGGGCCGGCTTCTCCCCGCGCAGGACCGCCAAGCAGTCGCGCAGCGCACCCCAACCCATGGCGTTGAGCGCGCCGTCCGTGTGCGCGCCGCAGTGCGGGGTGACGATCACCTGAGGCAGGGCCAACAGCGGATGGTTGGGATCGGGCGGTTGTCGGCTGAACACGTCTAGCGCTGCGCCGCGCAGATGGCCGCTCTGGAGCGCCTCCAGTAACGCCGCCTCGTCCACGATCTCGCCGCGCGCCGTGTTGATCAGGAAGGCGCCGGGCTTCATGCGGGCGAGGAACTGCGCGTTGACCATGCCGCGCGTCTCCGACGTCAACGGCACGTGCAGTGAAAGGAAATCGGCCTGGCGCAGCACCTCATCGAGAGAGCACAGCTCTACGCCATGGGCGGCTGCAAAGGCCAGGTCAGCCACTAGGTCATACGCCACGATTCGGCACTCGAAGCAGCGCAATCGCCGGGCGACCTGTTTGCCGATGGCGCCTAGGCCGATCAGGCCGACGGTCTTGCCTTCCAGGGTGAGACCGGTTGTGCGCGGCCACTGGCCGGCCTTCGTCTGCGCCACCAAGGTGGGGAGGGAGCGCGCCAGCGCCAGTATGAGGCCGATGGTGAGCTCCGCTACGGAGGAGGCGTTGGCTAGGGGTGTGTTGGTGACCACGATAGACTTCTCAGCAGCCGCGGCCAGGTCAATGTTGTCCACCCCCACACCATAGCGAGCAATGACCTTGAGCCGGTCGGCAGCCTCGAGCGCGGCGCGATCAATTGCGTCCAGGCCGGCGATGTAGCCGTCACATCCCGGCAGCAACGCCTGCAGCTCCTCGGAGGTCAGCGGGCGGCCGAGGGTGTTATAGATGACCTCTCCCACGGCGGCCTCGAGCTCAGTACGAAGTCGCGGGTCGCTGCGTCCATAGGAAGTGGGTGTCACCAGCACACGACACGATTTCAAGTCCAGGGGGATCACCTACCTCTTTCGGAGGTTCTCTACGCTTCCGGCGCACGCCATCGTGGGTTGTCCACAAGGGCCGGCCGGCCGTTCTGTTCGACGATCCGCTTGCGGAAGCCATGCCGCTCGATAGTCCCATAGTCGTGGCCAGCGTGGCTGGGATAGACGAAAAATGTGATCAGGTCCTCGTGAGGGCCGACGTTGATCGAGCGATGGGCCCAGCGCGGCGGCACGTAAACTACTCGGCCGGGCCGCAGCTCCTCTACCGCCCAATCCCCTTCTGGGGTTTCCATCAAGAGCATCCCCTCGCCCTGCAAGCAGTAATACACCTCGGCGGCCTCAACCACGGCGTGAAAATGCCCCTTGGTCATGAAATACTCATCTCCCACCTTGCCAGGATGTACAATGGAAAGGCCATGGGAGAGCTCGCCGACCCGCGCGGGGCGTCGCATCTCATAGACTTCATAGAGGACGAGGTCTCCTTGACGAAGCATGGCCTCATAGGCGTGCGCATCGGCGTATTGGCCTCTCATGTCCGAGAGGGTGCGGACGATGTGGTGATCGAACTCTGCTAGATTATCCCTGGTCAAGGATGCGATGAGAAACCCATAAGGGCGTTGTCTCACCAAATTGCTTCCTCCACAGAAGTGGTCATGTATCGTCAGCGTCGTCATAATGGAGGGAACAAAGGCCCCCATTTTTAGGACAATACCTCGCTTAAGTAGACAGGGCGTTCCTCCAGGAACGACTTGGTAGCTGCCAGAACCCCGGCGACGGCCCAACGCCCATCGGCTCCAGTCACACTGGGGGGCGTGCCAGACCGGATGCAGTGGACGAAGTGCTCCATCTCTCGAATGTAGCCCCAGGCGAAGCGCTCCGGCCACGAGCGATAGATCGGCGTGACCAAGCCCTGATCGCGGTTCACGCAGACAACCACGGCCTGCCGGGCGAGCTGGCCAATCTGTAAGATGCCGCGCTCGCCGATGATCTCTACACGGGCGTCATAGCCGTACTCACAGGGACATACACCGGAGAGGCTGCCCAGGCTCCCGTTTTCGAAGCGGATGCTCACCAGCGCAGTGTCGTAGAACTGGGGTGTGTCCACGCCCAAGGCTGCGCCCTTGAAGTTGGCGACCTCCGTGTACACTCGCTCGAAATCAGAGCCCATCAGCCAACGCACGCAGTCCCAGTCATGGCTGTTGACCTCGGCGAGCATGCCGTTGGAGGTCCTGAGATCACGTGCCCAAGGTGGTGGCAAGCCTGGGCCGTTGGTGAGCGACTTGATCATCATAGGGCGCCCGATCTCACCAGCCCGGATGCGCTCAGCGGCCGCGGTAAACTCCGGGTCGAAACGGCGCATGAACCCTAATTGCAAGAACACGCCATTGCGTTCGACGGCCTCGATCATGGCGTCACACTCGGCCAGGGTGAGCGCCATGGGCTTCTCGCAGAAGACGTGCTTGCCGGCCTCGGCCGCAAGGACGGCCAAGTCCTTGTGCGTGAAAGTGGGCGTGGTGATGACCACCGCCTCGAAGCGGGCGCCATCGAGCGCTGCCTCCAGCGAGTCAAAGCGGGCGTCAATCCCAAACCGATCGCCTGTGGCCTCTCGTGCACGGGTATCCGGGTCCACCAAGGCGACCAGTTTAGCATGAGGGATGTAGTTGGTCAAGGAATTGGCATGTACCTGGGCAGCCCGGCCAGCGCCAACCAGACAGATGCGTACGAGGTCTGCCATCGTTCACCATCCAGAACGAGTATGCTGTCATCCTATCATGATAGGATGACACGCTTGCGACACTATAACATCGAACGGGCCCTTTGTCAACAAGATCCCTAGTCATGCTGGGGACTTGACAAATCAACAGGGATTCGGTATCATGGTTTTACAGCTTGATATCCTATCATTACAGGAGGACAGCATTGCAAGATCTGCTGGCTCAGGCTGCGGCGATTGATCACAATAGCCCGGTGCCCTATTACTACCAGCTTGAGGAGTGGTTCCGCGAGCAACTTGCCAGTGGCGCCCTTCAGCCGGGACAGCAGATCCCCTCCGAAGCCGAGCTGTGTCAGGCGTTCCGGGTCAGCCGCACGGTGGTCCGCCAGGCCCTGGATGACCTGGTGAACGAAGGGCTTCTCTACCGCCGCAAGGGCAAGGGTACCTTTGTAGCCAAGCCCAAGATCCGCGAGAGCCTCGTTCAGAAGCTCACCGGCTTTTATCAGGACATGGTGGACCGAGGCTTCACCCCGGTTACACGTGTGTTAGAGCAGACTGTCGTCCCCGCCTCCAAGCTGTTGGCAGAGCGGCTGAGCATCCCCGCAGGAGAGCAGGTGATCAAGATCGACCGGTTGCGCTTCATCAACAACGAGCCGCTCGTGTTCGTGACCACGTATATCCCCCACGCGATGTGTCCCGGACTGCTTCATGAGGACCTGACTAATCAGTCTCTTTATGCCGTCCTGGAGGAGAAATATGGGTTGGAGATCGCACGGGGGCGTCGCACGCTGGAGGCTGTCGCTGCCAGCGAGCAGGATGCGGCGCTGCTCGAGATCTCACCTGGCGCCCCTATCGTCCTTCTGAAGAGCGTCAGTTATCTCCGGGATGGCCGGCCGGTGGAATACTACGAGGCGAAACATCGGGGAGATCGCAGCCAATTTGAGGTCGAGTTGATCCGCATCCGGCCAGGGGAGAGGATCGAGAAAGAAGACCTCCTTCCCCATCTGCCGGGGAGCAATGAGCTCAAGAGGGTGTCCGAAAAGCTTTAATAGGCTCCGTCGGGCGTGCTTCAGCCAACCAATGCTCTTCCCTGATCGAAGAGGAAGCCAAAATGAAACTGGCGGGTAAAGTAGCCATCATAACCGGAGCGGGAGCCGGGATCGGGCGGGCCACTGCGCTCCTGTTCGCACGCGAGGGAGCCCGCGTGATTGTGGCGGATCACAACCCTAACTCTGGAGCCGAAACGGTCACGCTCATCCGGCAGGCCGGAGGAGAGGCGGTTTTCGTTCAAGCCGACGTTGCCGTGGCAACGGATGCTGAGAAGATGATCTCAACAGCCCTCGAAACCTTCGGCCGATTGGACATTCTAGTCAACAACGCGGGCATTTACGCCAAAGGGGATACCGCAAATACCACTGAAGAAGAGTGGGATCGCATCCTGGATGTGAACCTTAAAGGCGTCTTCCTCTGTTCGAAGTACGCCATCCCCGCTATGAAGAAGACAGGCGGAGGCGTCATCGTCAACGTAGCCTCGGAGGCCGGCTTGGTGGCGATCAAAAACCAAGTGGCCTACAACGTCTCCAAGGCTGGCGTGATCGCCTTGACCAAGAGTATCGCAGTGGATTTCGCGGCGGACAATATCCGTGCCAATTGCATCTGTCCAGGCACTACAGAAACCCCGTTGGTCCAGGCCGCGCTGGCTAAAGAGGCCGACCCAACCCGGACGCGTCGTGTTCTGGAGGAGAGCCGCCCACTGAACAGGCTAGGACGACCGGAGGAGATCGCCGCCGGTATCCTCTATCTGGCTTCCGATGAGCTAGGGTACGCGACTGGCGCTGTTCTCTCTGTAGACGGGGGTTATACCGTTCAGTGAATAGAGGCTTTACGCACCAATACCTTCGCTGAAATAAAGTCG
This window contains:
- the phnF gene encoding phosphonate metabolism transcriptional regulator PhnF, whose translation is MQDLLAQAAAIDHNSPVPYYYQLEEWFREQLASGALQPGQQIPSEAELCQAFRVSRTVVRQALDDLVNEGLLYRRKGKGTFVAKPKIRESLVQKLTGFYQDMVDRGFTPVTRVLEQTVVPASKLLAERLSIPAGEQVIKIDRLRFINNEPLVFVTTYIPHAMCPGLLHEDLTNQSLYAVLEEKYGLEIARGRRTLEAVAASEQDAALLEISPGAPIVLLKSVSYLRDGRPVEYYEAKHRGDRSQFEVELIRIRPGERIEKEDLLPHLPGSNELKRVSEKL
- a CDS encoding Gfo/Idh/MocA family oxidoreductase, with translation MADLVRICLVGAGRAAQVHANSLTNYIPHAKLVALVDPDTRAREATGDRFGIDARFDSLEAALDGARFEAVVITTPTFTHKDLAVLAAEAGKHVFCEKPMALTLAECDAMIEAVERNGVFLQLGFMRRFDPEFTAAAERIRAGEIGRPMMIKSLTNGPGLPPPWARDLRTSNGMLAEVNSHDWDCVRWLMGSDFERVYTEVANFKGAALGVDTPQFYDTALVSIRFENGSLGSLSGVCPCEYGYDARVEIIGERGILQIGQLARQAVVVCVNRDQGLVTPIYRSWPERFAWGYIREMEHFVHCIRSGTPPSVTGADGRWAVAGVLAATKSFLEERPVYLSEVLS
- a CDS encoding glucose 1-dehydrogenase — translated: MKLAGKVAIITGAGAGIGRATALLFAREGARVIVADHNPNSGAETVTLIRQAGGEAVFVQADVAVATDAEKMISTALETFGRLDILVNNAGIYAKGDTANTTEEEWDRILDVNLKGVFLCSKYAIPAMKKTGGGVIVNVASEAGLVAIKNQVAYNVSKAGVIALTKSIAVDFAADNIRANCICPGTTETPLVQAALAKEADPTRTRRVLEESRPLNRLGRPEEIAAGILYLASDELGYATGAVLSVDGGYTVQ